In one window of Alphaproteobacteria bacterium DNA:
- a CDS encoding class I SAM-dependent methyltransferase, whose translation MIAQIGINKAAPFIDVGGGASRLIDALIDQGYADTTVLDISKRAVALAQERLGRFQDSVDWIVADVTEWMPRRRYALWHDRAVFHFLTDEADRMAYRKTLANGLASDGHVVIATFGPDGPERCSGLPVVRYGEDDVAKVFDDLLRLEGSGSEDHTTPSGAHQDFMFYRFARDGTV comes from the coding sequence CTGATCGCACAGATTGGAATCAACAAGGCCGCGCCTTTCATTGATGTCGGGGGTGGCGCTTCGCGACTGATCGACGCCCTCATCGACCAGGGTTATGCCGACACCACCGTCCTCGACATATCGAAGCGCGCCGTGGCCCTTGCCCAGGAACGCTTGGGCCGTTTCCAGGACTCGGTCGATTGGATCGTCGCTGATGTTACGGAATGGATGCCCCGCCGGCGCTACGCGCTATGGCATGATCGAGCGGTCTTTCACTTCCTCACCGACGAAGCCGACCGCATGGCCTACCGAAAAACGCTCGCAAACGGTTTGGCATCGGACGGCCATGTCGTGATAGCCACGTTTGGTCCGGACGGTCCGGAGAGATGCAGCGGCCTGCCGGTCGTGCGATACGGCGAGGACGACGTCGCAAAGGTCTTCGACGATCTCCTTCGGCTAGAAGGCTCGGGGTCGGAAGATCACACCACCCCGTCGGGCGCGCATCAGGATTTCATGTTCTATCGGTTCGCCCGAGACGGTACCGTCTGA
- a CDS encoding rhodanese-like domain-containing protein, translated as MATWRDRLNQGEVAVLDVRGHDDFIGPLGHIPQAENIPFDEIDRHIEALSQGSGSLIFACRTFKRSAKAAEILKNAGGR; from the coding sequence TTGGCCACATGGCGCGACCGGCTAAACCAAGGTGAGGTAGCCGTCCTCGATGTCCGCGGCCACGACGACTTCATAGGACCGCTCGGCCATATTCCCCAAGCCGAAAACATCCCGTTCGACGAGATTGACCGGCATATCGAGGCGTTGTCGCAAGGATCCGGATCGCTGATCTTTGCCTGCCGCACCTTTAAGCGGTCGGCCAAGGCTGCCGAAATCTTGAAGAATGCAGGCGGACGCTAG
- the lspA gene encoding signal peptidase II, whose amino-acid sequence MRLSLAAAIMFSTFVIDLVSKWFVETHVTRLIPVMPSFNITLGYNRGVSFGLFDSESPHAPYVLAAFALVIVILLSVALWRSNSLVHTAGFAAIIGGALGNVVDRLGDGAVTDFLDLYAGRYHWPTFNLADTFIFCGVTLLLIPYGRAEAIAALESEQPSSREP is encoded by the coding sequence ATGCGGCTTTCTCTTGCAGCTGCGATCATGTTTTCGACTTTCGTCATTGATCTGGTTTCGAAATGGTTTGTCGAGACGCATGTAACGCGCCTGATCCCGGTAATGCCTTCTTTCAATATCACTCTTGGCTATAACCGCGGTGTGAGCTTCGGACTCTTTGATTCAGAAAGCCCGCACGCACCCTATGTGCTGGCGGCGTTCGCGCTCGTGATCGTCATTCTCCTTTCAGTCGCGCTTTGGCGATCAAACAGTCTGGTACATACGGCAGGATTCGCCGCTATCATTGGCGGCGCACTGGGCAACGTTGTGGACCGTCTCGGCGATGGCGCGGTGACAGATTTCCTGGACCTCTATGCTGGTCGTTACCACTGGCCGACCTTCAACCTGGCAGACACTTTCATATTCTGCGGCGTGACTTTGCTTCTTATCCCATATGGCCGTGCCGAAGCGATCGCGGCTCTTGAAAGTGAACAACCGTCGAGTCGTGAGCCATGA
- a CDS encoding cytochrome c, with protein sequence METETSGVNLHDQAQIVFGKQVYQNNCASCHGVELEGQPDWRKRGADGRLPAPPHDDSGHTWHHRDVDLFRITKNGVQDIVGPDYKTDMPVFKDILTDDEIWAALTYIKSTWGERILQYQREAESRR encoded by the coding sequence ATCGAAACCGAGACTAGCGGGGTGAACCTACATGATCAGGCTCAGATCGTGTTCGGGAAACAGGTCTACCAGAACAACTGCGCGAGTTGCCATGGGGTGGAGTTGGAGGGCCAGCCTGATTGGCGCAAACGGGGAGCCGACGGCCGCTTGCCAGCACCGCCTCACGACGACAGCGGTCATACATGGCATCACCGAGATGTTGATCTTTTTCGGATTACCAAGAACGGGGTCCAGGACATCGTCGGGCCGGACTACAAAACGGACATGCCGGTTTTCAAGGATATCCTGACCGATGATGAAATTTGGGCAGCCCTTACGTATATCAAGAGCACATGGGGCGAGCGCATCCTTCAATACCAACGAGAGGCGGAAAGCCGGAGATAG
- a CDS encoding cytochrome c biogenesis protein CcdA, protein MIGNLLFAYIAGAVATANPCGFALLPAFIARRLSAADADSGPVLRALAVGGITTLGFVLLFGVVGGAVAAGLRGLGALLPAVGFAIGAALVVLGVASLAGRRVALPLPGFVSRGPTDGLAGDFVFGLGYGAASLGCTLPIFLAVAGTALTESVGLGAVNFIAYGLGMGTVLSALAVTTALARSGLAQTIASVLPYMSRISGTILVLAGLYVSFYWLAALGVGPPNLIFIGDQVAAKARVLTTSPTLLAIVVVALGVAGVWSAARKRRPGASGKTASPKSSETEKALR, encoded by the coding sequence ATGATTGGCAATCTTCTTTTCGCCTATATCGCAGGCGCTGTTGCAACGGCCAACCCCTGCGGCTTTGCCTTGCTCCCGGCGTTCATTGCCCGTCGTCTCTCTGCCGCCGATGCCGATTCTGGGCCGGTTCTTCGCGCTCTTGCCGTCGGTGGGATCACGACGCTCGGGTTCGTGTTGCTGTTTGGCGTCGTCGGCGGTGCGGTAGCCGCCGGTCTTCGAGGACTGGGGGCACTGCTCCCGGCGGTCGGCTTTGCCATCGGCGCAGCACTGGTTGTACTGGGCGTTGCCTCGTTGGCCGGTCGGCGGGTCGCCCTGCCGCTGCCTGGCTTTGTGTCCCGAGGTCCGACTGACGGTTTGGCAGGCGACTTCGTGTTTGGCCTCGGGTATGGCGCAGCGTCGCTGGGCTGCACGTTGCCGATCTTTCTTGCCGTCGCTGGTACGGCGCTAACCGAGTCGGTCGGACTCGGTGCCGTTAACTTTATCGCGTACGGCTTAGGCATGGGCACCGTGCTCTCTGCGCTCGCGGTGACCACGGCACTCGCACGTTCCGGGCTCGCCCAGACGATTGCGAGCGTGCTGCCATATATGTCCCGCATCAGTGGCACGATCCTGGTTCTGGCCGGTCTCTACGTGTCGTTCTATTGGCTGGCCGCACTAGGCGTCGGGCCGCCAAACCTGATTTTTATTGGCGATCAAGTCGCGGCCAAGGCCCGCGTATTAACGACCAGCCCCACACTCCTTGCCATCGTCGTTGTTGCGCTTGGGGTGGCCGGTGTTTGGTCGGCCGCTAGAAAGCGTCGGCCAGGGGCGTCCGGAAAAACCGCCTCACCAAAATCGAGCGAAACTGAAAAGGCTCTCCGATGA
- a CDS encoding helix-turn-helix domain-containing protein produces the protein MTTVKTSGAPLTRGQLARRTSCNIETIRYYEKIGLLPEPRRSSGGHRLYDDPAAARLTFVLRSRELGFSLDQVRELLLLADRENDSCEQVKAITLNHVVDIRKRIVDLRKMERVLKELAGRCDAGVVPECPIVHSLMQSSANPS, from the coding sequence ATGACCACCGTCAAGACTTCGGGAGCGCCACTAACGCGCGGCCAACTCGCGCGGCGCACCAGCTGCAACATCGAGACAATTCGCTATTACGAGAAGATCGGGCTGCTCCCCGAGCCGCGACGATCAAGTGGCGGGCATCGCCTCTACGACGACCCAGCCGCGGCGCGTCTTACGTTTGTCCTGCGAAGCCGGGAGCTTGGGTTCAGTCTGGATCAAGTCCGCGAGCTTCTCTTGCTGGCCGATCGTGAAAACGACTCATGTGAACAAGTGAAGGCGATTACCCTCAACCATGTCGTTGATATACGCAAAAGGATCGTGGACCTCCGCAAGATGGAGCGCGTCCTGAAAGAACTCGCCGGACGTTGCGATGCAGGGGTGGTCCCAGAATGCCCAATTGTTCACAGCCTCATGCAGTCATCGGCCAACCCGAGCTAA
- the merA gene encoding mercury(II) reductase produces MNISPGTINAAEAKTYDLAVIGAGSAGFSAAIGAAELGAQVALIGHGTIGGTCVNIGCVPSKTLIRAADALHASRAASRFDGIRGGATLDNWQSLLAQKDELVATLRSSKYANLLSEYDAIHYLEGEANFTKEGVFVDGNLLRSPRTIIATGAAPTIPSIPGLESVRYLTSTEALELSTLPTSLVVIGAGYIGLELAQMFRRFGVEVTVVCRSRLLPAAEPEISQALEAYLVDEGIRVVKGVSYRRAEATSDGARLIVETEGDEMALEGQHLLVATGRQPNSANLGLDAAEIRVGENGGIIVDEHLQTSNPNTYAVGDVTGRDMYVYMAAYGGRRAAENALNDAGHRYDSRAMPAVTFTDPQVASVGLTERTAKDLGHPVKTTVLPMDAVPRALAARDTRGLVKLVANSETDILLGAHILAPEAGDSIQTAAVAIAQNMTAKALSEMIFPYLTSVESLKLAAQTFEKDISKLSCCAG; encoded by the coding sequence ATGAACATTTCGCCTGGAACTATCAACGCTGCCGAAGCGAAGACGTATGACCTCGCCGTAATCGGCGCTGGCTCGGCCGGCTTTTCCGCTGCCATTGGCGCCGCCGAGCTAGGAGCCCAGGTAGCGCTCATCGGGCACGGCACGATCGGTGGTACGTGCGTCAACATCGGATGCGTCCCATCAAAGACGCTGATCCGCGCCGCTGACGCGTTACACGCCTCTAGGGCGGCCAGCCGGTTTGACGGTATTCGGGGTGGCGCGACGCTCGACAACTGGCAGTCGTTACTCGCCCAAAAAGACGAACTCGTGGCGACCTTACGTTCATCCAAATATGCCAATCTCCTCAGCGAATACGATGCCATTCACTATCTGGAAGGCGAGGCAAACTTCACAAAGGAGGGCGTCTTCGTTGACGGCAACCTGCTCAGGTCCCCGCGGACGATCATTGCGACCGGCGCTGCGCCAACGATTCCGTCCATTCCTGGGCTTGAGTCCGTTCGCTACCTTACAAGTACTGAGGCCCTGGAATTGTCGACTCTGCCCACGTCCCTGGTGGTCATCGGGGCAGGATATATTGGGCTCGAACTCGCGCAGATGTTCAGGCGCTTTGGTGTCGAGGTCACCGTCGTATGCCGTTCGCGCCTGTTGCCGGCAGCCGAGCCAGAAATAAGCCAGGCGCTGGAGGCCTACCTCGTTGATGAGGGAATACGGGTCGTTAAAGGCGTCAGCTATCGCCGCGCCGAAGCCACATCGGACGGCGCACGGCTGATTGTCGAAACGGAAGGCGACGAAATGGCGTTGGAAGGCCAGCACTTGCTTGTCGCGACCGGGCGCCAACCGAATTCAGCCAACTTAGGCCTCGATGCTGCTGAAATCCGGGTCGGTGAGAACGGTGGGATCATAGTGGACGAGCATCTCCAGACATCGAACCCAAACACCTACGCTGTGGGCGATGTCACGGGACGTGACATGTACGTCTACATGGCAGCCTACGGTGGCAGGCGTGCCGCCGAGAATGCGTTAAACGACGCGGGTCACCGTTACGATTCGCGCGCGATGCCCGCCGTAACGTTCACCGACCCGCAGGTTGCGTCCGTTGGCCTCACTGAACGCACCGCGAAGGACCTCGGCCACCCCGTTAAAACGACCGTCCTGCCGATGGACGCCGTTCCACGTGCGCTGGCCGCCCGCGACACGCGCGGATTAGTAAAACTCGTGGCTAACAGCGAAACGGATATTCTCCTCGGCGCCCACATTCTTGCACCGGAGGCAGGGGACAGTATTCAGACCGCGGCGGTCGCGATCGCTCAGAACATGACCGCAAAGGCCTTGTCTGAGATGATCTTTCCTTACCTCACGTCGGTCGAATCTTTGAAACTCGCTGCGCAGACCTTCGAGAAAGATATCTCGAAGCTCTCCTGTTGTGCCGGTTAG
- a CDS encoding MFS transporter, giving the protein MPYYVFGAYGRAGCLALLGAIFWFGGELPTPVLTAVFLALWTAYAFVSGIVAVPYNDIVGRSIPSNRRSRMLAWRFFGGGAMALLVAVAIDALLDDLPLLPAYAVIFVLAAVLMVLSSSLFVSAGEPPILHRPGVPAQSLREFLSGGWHVLRVDSRFRLFLYSQWLGGATLMALPFYIVAAIDFGVGSADVAVILGAQTAGALSSNALWGRIGDAYGKLRLLVGVAIVRLVPPVVVLVFIALDADLGLLAFAALFVVIGALINGTTIGYLGYLMEISPDDRRPAYAAYFNVMASPAALLPLGGAALIEFVSMQAVFLAAAVAAFLQLLVLSRLASARN; this is encoded by the coding sequence ATGCCGTACTACGTGTTTGGCGCCTACGGGAGGGCTGGCTGTCTTGCGCTCCTCGGCGCGATCTTCTGGTTCGGTGGCGAGCTCCCGACGCCCGTACTCACCGCCGTGTTTCTCGCACTCTGGACCGCCTACGCATTCGTCAGCGGCATTGTCGCCGTGCCCTACAACGACATCGTGGGCCGGTCCATTCCCTCCAACCGTCGCAGCCGAATGCTGGCATGGCGTTTTTTTGGCGGCGGCGCGATGGCACTTCTTGTTGCCGTCGCTATTGATGCGCTCCTGGACGATCTGCCGCTCCTACCGGCTTACGCCGTCATCTTCGTTCTCGCGGCCGTTCTGATGGTGCTGTCGTCCAGCTTGTTCGTTTCAGCTGGCGAGCCGCCGATTTTGCATCGTCCAGGCGTGCCAGCACAAAGCCTGCGGGAGTTTCTCAGTGGTGGGTGGCACGTGTTGCGGGTCGATTCCCGCTTCCGCTTGTTTCTCTATTCCCAGTGGCTCGGCGGCGCGACGCTAATGGCGCTCCCGTTTTACATCGTTGCGGCGATCGACTTCGGTGTCGGCAGCGCCGACGTTGCCGTCATTCTCGGCGCGCAGACTGCCGGAGCACTCAGCTCAAACGCATTGTGGGGTCGGATCGGCGATGCCTACGGCAAGCTTCGCTTGCTGGTTGGCGTCGCAATCGTACGACTGGTTCCGCCGGTGGTGGTACTCGTCTTCATAGCGCTTGACGCTGACTTGGGCCTTCTGGCGTTCGCAGCTCTATTTGTCGTGATCGGTGCGCTTATCAACGGAACCACCATCGGCTATCTCGGCTACCTCATGGAAATCTCACCGGATGACCGTCGTCCTGCGTACGCAGCCTATTTCAATGTCATGGCGTCACCGGCCGCCTTACTGCCGCTCGGCGGTGCGGCCTTGATCGAATTTGTCTCAATGCAGGCTGTTTTCCTGGCCGCGGCGGTCGCAGCTTTCTTACAGCTCCTTGTTCTCAGTCGTCTCGCCAGCGCCCGTAACTGA
- the merF gene encoding mercury resistance system transport protein MerF: MKDRNILRTGIIGSVIAAICCFTPVLVIVLGAVGLSAWLGWLDYVLFPALAIFLGVTGYGLWRRQSRR; this comes from the coding sequence ATGAAAGACCGGAACATTCTGAGGACCGGGATTATTGGAAGCGTGATCGCCGCAATCTGCTGCTTCACGCCGGTACTCGTCATCGTGCTCGGCGCGGTGGGTCTCTCGGCCTGGCTCGGTTGGCTCGATTACGTTTTGTTTCCGGCGCTGGCGATTTTTCTCGGGGTAACCGGCTATGGGCTCTGGAGACGACAAAGCCGGCGTTAA
- a CDS encoding multicopper oxidase domain-containing protein produces MISRRAALTGLMLGGAGLATAGVLSGRDARRWLFGPAAFAASPKPLAIPQVIAGEVRDGVRTYALGLQKGVSQFFTGVETPTLGINGAYLGPTLKMRAGELVRMNVTNRIGEPSTIHWHGFHLPARADGGPHQVIRDGETWSPQFVVKQRAAMFWYHSHMVPRTGPQVYHGLAGLIYVDDDETARLDLPSDYGVDDIPLVLQDRAFGNDGSLLYSTSMPSVMMGVRGNVLLVNGTVRPYFEARTSKLRLRILNGSNARSHTVGFADGRTFQQIGTDGGLLERPFETSRITLAPAERTQIIVDLDDGRPALLRTLAAPNTGMMGGGGMMGGMMERMMGDDLSFDVLDIRPGAQRSKSARLPDRLVNLGRPDPYRAVGTRRFVLQMGMGGMMMGGGSFTINGKAMDMNRIDEAVRVGTSEIWQIENASMMSHPFHIHDVQFRVLDRNGAPPAPGEMGLKDTVVVAPSERVRLLLSFTDYSDPDSPYMYHCHILEHEDAGMMGQFVVKA; encoded by the coding sequence ATGATTTCGCGTAGAGCCGCACTGACCGGGTTGATGCTCGGTGGCGCCGGTCTGGCCACAGCCGGAGTATTATCAGGCCGCGATGCGCGGCGCTGGTTGTTTGGTCCCGCGGCATTTGCCGCATCTCCCAAACCCTTGGCAATTCCACAGGTCATTGCCGGCGAGGTGCGCGATGGGGTGCGAACCTATGCGCTTGGCCTACAAAAGGGAGTTTCCCAATTCTTCACCGGTGTAGAGACCCCAACGCTTGGCATCAACGGCGCTTACCTAGGGCCGACCTTGAAAATGCGCGCGGGCGAGCTTGTGCGCATGAACGTCACGAACCGGATTGGCGAGCCCAGCACCATCCATTGGCACGGGTTTCACTTGCCCGCCCGCGCAGACGGCGGGCCCCATCAGGTCATCCGGGACGGAGAGACCTGGTCGCCGCAATTTGTCGTGAAGCAGCGCGCGGCCATGTTCTGGTACCACTCGCACATGGTCCCGCGCACCGGCCCACAGGTCTATCACGGCCTTGCCGGCCTCATCTACGTGGACGACGACGAAACCGCGCGCCTTGATCTGCCGAGCGACTATGGCGTGGACGACATTCCGCTGGTCTTGCAGGACCGGGCCTTCGGCAACGACGGTTCGCTGCTATACAGCACCTCTATGCCCAGTGTGATGATGGGTGTGCGGGGGAATGTCCTGCTGGTCAATGGCACGGTGCGCCCCTATTTCGAGGCCCGCACCAGCAAATTGCGATTGCGCATACTCAATGGCTCCAACGCCCGGTCCCACACCGTCGGATTCGCAGACGGACGGACGTTCCAGCAAATCGGCACGGACGGCGGCCTGTTGGAGCGTCCCTTTGAAACGTCGCGCATCACACTCGCCCCCGCTGAGCGGACGCAAATCATCGTTGACTTAGACGATGGCCGGCCTGCCCTGCTGCGCACCCTCGCGGCGCCCAATACCGGCATGATGGGTGGTGGTGGCATGATGGGCGGGATGATGGAGCGAATGATGGGCGACGACCTGTCATTTGATGTTCTCGACATCAGACCCGGCGCGCAGCGTAGTAAATCGGCCCGGCTGCCCGACCGTCTCGTCAACTTGGGCCGTCCCGACCCTTACCGGGCGGTGGGCACACGCCGCTTTGTCCTGCAAATGGGCATGGGCGGCATGATGATGGGTGGCGGATCCTTCACAATAAATGGCAAAGCGATGGATATGAACCGTATCGACGAGGCCGTGCGCGTCGGCACCTCGGAGATATGGCAAATCGAGAACGCCTCAATGATGTCCCATCCCTTCCACATTCATGACGTGCAGTTCCGCGTACTCGACCGCAATGGTGCACCGCCAGCACCAGGCGAGATGGGCCTGAAGGACACGGTCGTTGTGGCACCGAGCGAGCGCGTGCGCCTGCTTCTCAGCTTCACCGACTACAGCGACCCGGATAGTCCCTACATGTACCATTGCCACATCCTGGAACACGAGGATGCTGGCATGATGGGTCAGTTCGTGGTCAAGGCCTGA